One stretch of Chryseobacterium indologenes DNA includes these proteins:
- the rodA gene encoding rod shape-determining protein RodA, producing the protein MKWTEGIDKLGLGLYFMLCIFAIANIYSVDQKLGEKQLMFFCISVIVGLVIFVGRSKFFENMAGIIYIGGVLLLIGLFPFGKEILGQKNWYKFGSFTMQPVEFAKIGTALMLANYVSGPDFNLKNRKSLFTALGIIGVPAAVVLAIPDVGSMLVFIAFFIALYREGLSGWLFGIGFIFAAVFLVALAIPPVYVAVAILIIAGVLIAMNYHRMSWDVISISGISGSILLLCGLAFGSPYILEKLPKHQRERIEVLYKGEKAFRDTSGYNLLYSKTAIGSGGLLGKGYREGSVTQGKFVPEQETDYIFCTVGEEWGFLGSAILILCYMVYIGRIYYLAERQKSTFNRVFGYCFASILLMHFSINLGMVMGLFPTVGIPLPYFSYGGSSLLAFSMMTFIFFKLNYSDKNSLV; encoded by the coding sequence ATGAAATGGACAGAAGGAATAGATAAATTAGGTCTAGGACTGTATTTCATGCTTTGCATTTTTGCTATTGCTAATATTTACAGTGTTGACCAGAAACTTGGAGAAAAGCAGTTGATGTTCTTTTGTATCTCTGTAATTGTAGGTCTTGTTATATTTGTGGGAAGAAGTAAGTTCTTCGAAAATATGGCAGGTATTATTTACATAGGCGGTGTGCTCTTACTGATAGGGCTTTTCCCTTTTGGAAAGGAAATCCTTGGACAGAAGAACTGGTATAAGTTCGGAAGTTTTACGATGCAGCCCGTAGAATTCGCAAAAATAGGTACCGCATTGATGTTAGCTAATTATGTTTCCGGGCCTGATTTTAATCTTAAGAATAGAAAATCATTATTTACGGCGTTGGGGATCATTGGTGTTCCGGCAGCTGTAGTATTGGCTATTCCAGATGTGGGTTCTATGCTTGTATTTATTGCTTTCTTTATTGCTTTATATAGGGAAGGATTAAGCGGTTGGTTATTTGGAATAGGCTTTATTTTCGCGGCTGTTTTTTTGGTCGCTTTAGCAATTCCTCCTGTGTATGTAGCGGTAGCTATTTTGATCATCGCAGGTGTTCTGATCGCGATGAATTATCATAGAATGTCATGGGATGTAATTTCTATTTCAGGAATTTCAGGTTCTATTCTTTTATTATGTGGATTGGCATTCGGTTCTCCTTACATTTTAGAAAAATTGCCTAAACACCAGAGAGAAAGAATTGAGGTTCTTTATAAGGGTGAAAAAGCATTTAGAGATACTTCGGGGTACAACTTATTATATTCCAAAACAGCCATTGGATCCGGTGGACTTTTAGGTAAAGGATACCGGGAAGGATCGGTTACGCAGGGGAAATTCGTTCCTGAGCAGGAAACCGATTATATTTTCTGTACAGTAGGAGAAGAATGGGGCTTCTTAGGAAGTGCTATCCTTATTTTGTGCTATATGGTTTATATCGGAAGAATCTATTACCTGGCAGAGCGGCAGAAATCTACCTTTAACCGTGTATTTGGCTATTGCTTTGCTTCGATCCTGTTAATGCACTTTTCTATCAATTTAGGGATGGTTATGGGGCTTTTCCCAACAGTAGGGATTCCGCTTCCGTACTTCAGTTATGGAGGAAGTTCTTTGTTGGCCTTCTCTATGA